One genomic region from Hirundo rustica isolate bHirRus1 chromosome 5, bHirRus1.pri.v3, whole genome shotgun sequence encodes:
- the CCNA2 gene encoding cyclin-A2, with translation MLAEQENQENVPPPAAGKAAAPPPAAGTRVALGLLRGAQQRAGVPLQAARGGCEGHGAAAGLQQPQHQPFSIHVDEPDGEREPRRHRGVPAGQKEEEALGLRAAVCALGERRPLAPLGNAMELSFDSPSIMDISITSETEEKAPNVNNVPDYISEIHTYLREMEVKCKPKIGYMKKQPDITNNMRAILVDWLVEVGEEYKLQNETLHLAVNYIDRFLSSMSVLRGKLQLVGTAAMLLASKFEEIYPPEVAEFVYITDDTYTKKQVLRMEHLILKVLSFDLAAPTINQFLTQYFLHQQTDAKVESLSMYLGELSLIDADPYLKYLPSVIAAAAFHLAEYTLTGQTWPESLCKVTGYTLEDIKPCLIDLHNTYLKAAQHTQQSIREKYKSTKYHGVSLIDPPDTLNLL, from the exons ATGCTGGCGGAGCAGGAGAACCAGGAGAACGTGCCCCCGCCGGCGGCCGGCAAAgccgcggcgccgccgcccgccgccggcacGCGCGTGGcgctggggctgctgaggggAGCGCAGCAGCGCGCCGGGGTCCCGCTGCAG gcggcgcggggcggcTGCGAGGGCcacggagcggcggcggggctgcagcagcctcaaCATCAGCCCTTCTCCATCCATGTGGACGAGCCCGATGGGGAGCGGGAGCCGCGGCGGCATCGGGGCGTCCCGGCGgggcagaaggaggaggaagcgCTGGGGCTGCGTGCGGCCGTGTGTGCCCTGGGGGAGCGGCGGCCCCTGGCCCCCCTGGGCAACGCCATGGAGCTGAGCTTCG ATTCGCCCAGTATTATGGATATTTCAATAACatcagaaacagaagagaaagcacCAAACGTTAATAACGTGCCAGACTATATCAGCGAAATCCACACGTACCTGAGGGAAATGGAG GTGAAATGCAAGCCCAAAATAGGTTACATGAAGAAGCAACCTGATATCACAAACAACATGCGTGCTATTCTTGTGGACTGGCTGGTGGAAGTTGGAGAAGAATACAAATTACAGAACGAAACCCTGCACTTAGCTGTAAATTACATTGATAGGTTTCTTTCTTCCATGTCTGTTTTGAGAGGAAAACTTCAGCTTGTGGGTACTGCAGCCATGCTGCTGGCGTC AAAGTTTGAAGAGATCTACCCTCCTGAAGTAGCTGAGTTTGTCTACATCACAGATGACACCTACACCAAGAAGCAGGTCCTAAGGATGGAGCACTTAATTCTGAAGGTTTTGTCGTTTGACTTGGCGGCTCCAACAATCAACCAGTTCCTCACCCAGTACTTCCTACACCAGCAGACAGATGCTAAAGTGGAGAGCCTGTCAATG TACCTGGGAGAGCTGAGTCTAATTGATGCTGATCCTTACCTGAAATACTTGCCATCAGttattgctgctgcagcatttcATCTGGCAGAGTACACACTCACTGGACAAACCTGG cctGAATCCCTGTGCAAAGTAACTGGCTACACCCTTGAAGACATCAAGCCTTGCCTCATAGACCTACACAACACCTACCTCAAAGCAGCCCAGCACACACAACAGTCCATAAGGGAAAAGTACAAGAGTACCAA GTACCATGGAGTATCACTCATTGACCCACCAGACACACTAAACTTATTGTAA